The sequence below is a genomic window from Mycobacteroides abscessus ATCC 19977.
TGATCGGCGATATCAAGCCGGGCGTCCGGGGTGTTGGGGTGATCGTTCCGGGTACCAACACCAATCTCAACGGCAGCGGTTCCAACCACGAGTCTGCGGTCAAGCTGGCCAAGGAAAGCGGTTCGCCCATCTTCTTGTACCTGGGCGGCGACTTTCCACAGGGGCTCGACAAGGCCGCCGATCCCTCCTACGCGGCGGCGATGGCGCCCAAGCTGGTGGACTTCGGGCATGAGGTGGACCGGGCGGTAGGTCAGAACGCGCCGGGTACACCGGTGACATACGTGGGGCACTCCTACGGCGGTGCCATCGTGGGAACTGCCGAACAGATGGGTCTGCGCGCAGACCGCATCCTGCACGCGTCCTCGGCGGGCACGGGCATCTTGCCCGGCGGCTACACCGATCCGAACCCCAACGTGCAGCGCTACTCGATGACGGCGCCCGGCGATCCGATAGCGATAGTGCAATCCCTTCCGCGCGATGTGCGTCTCTCGGATGTTCCCGGCGTGGATCAGATTCCGGGCATACCGCACAACGTGGAGGGAAGGATCGGCAATCCGCTGGGTGGACTGCCTTCGGCGACGGATCCGGACAAGATCCCCGGTGTCACTCGACTGGACACGGGCTACTACGGCGAGTTCGGTAAGCATCCGAACCAAGTCATTGTGGGACCGGACGGTCACGGAAGCTACTGGGACGACCCGAGTTCGGATGCCTTCCACAACATCGCTGCGGTGATCGGCGGAGGTGAGGCGACGGGCTACGTCGAACGGGGCATCCAGACGAATTACGTCGACATCAATGTCGGCGATGACGGCAATTTCCGGGCCGAGGCGTGGGATCAATCGCGCGCGGCCGCCGGCGCGCAGGTGCCCGGCCTGCCGTGGGATGACCCGGGGACCATTGACCGGCGCCACCACCCGTGGGACAACCCACGGGTGACCGACCACCCCGAGCATGGCCAGAAGATCCAGGTGAAATGAAGCCGCTGACAACGATTGTGACCATGCTGGTGCTGGCGGCGGCGACCGCATGCCAAGGCCCGGGCACCGGGCCCGCGAAGACGACAAGTGAGGACACGATGCAACCCATCACGTTGACGGTCACCGAAGCCGCGCGCATCACTGCTGGTTACGTTTCGCTGGTTTCCGGCCAAGAGGTGGACCCCAGTCCCGATGGTGTCGAGAAGGTCGGTTGCCGTACCAACAAGGAATCCTTGATGAGCGAGGGGCCGCCGTGGAAGGTGCGTCGACAGTGGTGGGTGGACCACCCTCCGCGGGAATTGATCAGCGGTGCCATGGGCCGGTTGGAATCTCTTGCCGCACAGGGATTTGAGCGTCAGCCATGGACCCGGCCGGACCCGGAACCGTTGGACACCAAGACCTACCACGACGCCCGGGGCTATGTGGTGGGCGCCCGCGCCTACACCACCGCCGGTGGACGGGAGCTGTTCGAGGTCACCGTGATGTCGCCCTGCGCCAACGAGGGCTAGCGGTAAGTCACCAGATCCCGGTTGCCGCCGTCGCCGATCAGATGGGTGTGGTCGTTGAAGGCGAGTAGGCTGATTCCGCGCTTGCCGTTGACGAGTGACGTTATCGAGGAATTGATGACAACACGTTGTGCGGTAAGCCAATTCGATACACTTCCGCCCCACAGATCCGCGACGATCATGCCGATGACACCGGCGGAGGTAGCGACCACGGTGTCGCCGTCGAGCTGGGTGGCATGGGCCATGGCAGCCAGTACCCGCTGCTGAAAACGCGTATAGCTCTCCGCGTATTCGCCGGATGAATCGGTGCTCGCCCACTGGGCCAGCCCATCTTCCAGGATGGCCTGGGTGTTTCCTTTGGCGAGACTCTTAACGGTGTTCATCGACGCCAGCCGGCGCATCCGGGAGTTCCCGACGATCTCCTTATAGTCGTACTCGTCCCAGCGGTCGTCCTGTTGTGGCTCGGACCGCAGCGTCATCGTGATCGCCTCGGCGGTCTGCCGTTGCCGCTTCATCCCGCCGTGCAGGACCCGCACGCCTCCGAGTCCGCGGCGCGCGAGCTCGGCCGCCACGTTTTCGGCCTGCTGCTGCCCGATGCTGGTCAGCGGGCTATCGGGACTGCTCGAGTAGTTGGCAGCCTGACCATGCCGGACCAGGTAGATGACGCCCATGCAGGGAATGGTATCGACTAGCTGTCGCCGAGTACCCGGCGCTTCTGGGCCTCGGACTCGGCCCCATATGAGTGCGCCGGAACCACGCAGGGCTAGCCCGGAGGGCGCCGCCGGCCGCCCGGTCCTTACCTGGAGTTCGGCGACCTCCGGCGGAGGAAGGATCGACATACCGAGTTGGGGGATGAGCAGACCGTCACGACGCTGAGCACCAGCAGGCTCACGCGGCTCTTGCTCATGCCGCGAAGTCTGTCGCGTGCGGGACCCGCGCCTCTAGCATCGGACAGATGGACTTCGCCCCGTCTGCCCGCGCCGCCGAATTGATCGCCGCCGTCCGAGAGTTCATCGACGCAGAGGTCATGCCGGTAGAACGTGCGGTGTTGGCCCACCATGACGAGCTGCTGGGTGCACGCGCGGGTACGACCGCCGAACTGTGGCACGTGCCCCCCGAGCTGGATTCACTCAAGGCGAAAGCGCGTGCTGCCGGATTGTGGAATCTGTTTCTGCCCGATCCCGAATTGGGTGGCGGGCTATCCAACTCCGAATACGCGCCGCTGGCCGAACAGATGGGTCGTTCGCTGTTCGCGCCCACGGTATTCAACTGCAACGCACCTGATTCCGGAAACATGGAGGTACTGCACCGATACGGCAGTCAGGAGCAGAAAGAGGTATGGCTCGAACCACTGTTGGAGGGCGATATCCGGTCCGCGTTCTGCATGACCGAACCCGATGTCGCATCTTCCGATGCCACGAACATGGCAGCCACTGCCGTCGTCGAGGGCGACGAGGTGGTGATCAACGGGCGTAAGTGGTGGAGCACCGGCGTCGGCCACCCGGACTGCAAGGTGATCATCTTCATGGGTCTGACGGACCCCAACGCGCATCGGTACGCCCGCCACTCCATGGTTTTGGTCCCGATGGACACCCCGGGTATCACCGTTGAGCGCATGCTGCCCACCATGGGCTTTTACGACGAGCCAGGCGGACACGGGGTGGTGTCGTTCGACAATGTGCGGCTCCCGGCCGATGCGTTCATCGCCGGGCCGGGCAAGGGATTCGAGATCGCTCAGGGAAGGCTGGGGCCTGGGCGCGTGCACCATGCGATGCGGCTGATCGGTCTGGCCGAGGTGGCGTTGGAGCACGCGTGCCGACGAGGCCTGGACCGCACCGCCTTTGGCAAACCGTTGGTAAACCTGGGCGGTAACCGTGAGCGCATCGC
It includes:
- a CDS encoding alpha/beta hydrolase; this encodes MRPTISQLRGWNLDALGKAADAARDNARTLDASLDSCDRVFNDASGWYGKTHDAAKIKVDQELDHGREIRNVLNRISDDAEDAARTLKHAKEFTLQDVDGAVSEGFTVTDTGEVSHPDAKKAQAAADHQRRIQSGLDELARLDDMYGKKLREAADDLESMRDGQHDVTLPSGERVDPDALVDRVSKMSADERAAFLATLSPETVDAMVIANPEVMGNSDGIPFDTRIAANEINIRNALSDELQKQPPDQARVNQLQDMLKPMEDPLVTRPADAGPRDFMVDRKYVMFSTEGNGRMIEMIGDIKPGVRGVGVIVPGTNTNLNGSGSNHESAVKLAKESGSPIFLYLGGDFPQGLDKAADPSYAAAMAPKLVDFGHEVDRAVGQNAPGTPVTYVGHSYGGAIVGTAEQMGLRADRILHASSAGTGILPGGYTDPNPNVQRYSMTAPGDPIAIVQSLPRDVRLSDVPGVDQIPGIPHNVEGRIGNPLGGLPSATDPDKIPGVTRLDTGYYGEFGKHPNQVIVGPDGHGSYWDDPSSDAFHNIAAVIGGGEATGYVERGIQTNYVDINVGDDGNFRAEAWDQSRAAAGAQVPGLPWDDPGTIDRRHHPWDNPRVTDHPEHGQKIQVK
- a CDS encoding histidine phosphatase family protein encodes the protein MGVIYLVRHGQAANYSSSPDSPLTSIGQQQAENVAAELARRGLGGVRVLHGGMKRQRQTAEAITMTLRSEPQQDDRWDEYDYKEIVGNSRMRRLASMNTVKSLAKGNTQAILEDGLAQWASTDSSGEYAESYTRFQQRVLAAMAHATQLDGDTVVATSAGVIGMIVADLWGGSVSNWLTAQRVVINSSITSLVNGKRGISLLAFNDHTHLIGDGGNRDLVTYR
- a CDS encoding acyl-CoA dehydrogenase family protein gives rise to the protein MDFAPSARAAELIAAVREFIDAEVMPVERAVLAHHDELLGARAGTTAELWHVPPELDSLKAKARAAGLWNLFLPDPELGGGLSNSEYAPLAEQMGRSLFAPTVFNCNAPDSGNMEVLHRYGSQEQKEVWLEPLLEGDIRSAFCMTEPDVASSDATNMAATAVVEGDEVVINGRKWWSTGVGHPDCKVIIFMGLTDPNAHRYARHSMVLVPMDTPGITVERMLPTMGFYDEPGGHGVVSFDNVRLPADAFIAGPGKGFEIAQGRLGPGRVHHAMRLIGLAEVALEHACRRGLDRTAFGKPLVNLGGNRERIADARIAINQTRLLVLHAAWLLDTVGIMGALSAVSEIKVAAPNMAQQVIDMAIQIHGGGGLSNDFPLAAAWVNARALRLADGPDEVHRGVVARIELAKYAND